One region of Nitrospiraceae bacterium genomic DNA includes:
- the murG gene encoding undecaprenyldiphospho-muramoylpentapeptide beta-N-acetylglucosaminyltransferase has protein sequence MMIVIAAGGTGGHLYPAVALARAFQQRNAATRIVFVGTARGLESKVLAHEGFELLPISAKPVMGKGMLEAVRGLLSLPASLWQCLKILKTRRADLVIGVGGYTSPMMVLAAALTGIARVILEPNAYPGMANKAVGSFAQLVFLSFESAAAPFDRRKVRVVGTPIRKEFVEQSSQKDTVAPATGQRRVLIFGGSQGARAINSAVVEGLPDLMKRHPQLSVIHQTGDADYGRVTDAYRRAGISAQVTPFLYDMPSVLRSVDLVVARAGAMTVAELTACGKPAVLIPLPQAIYDHQMHNAKVMEAAGAAVVLPQAELTGVRLAGAVTQILDDPDRLRTMSDRSRGMRRIDAADAIVRECYALVGDHHDGHQSVGATSV, from the coding sequence ATGATGATCGTCATTGCAGCGGGAGGAACCGGCGGCCATCTCTATCCGGCGGTTGCGCTGGCCCGCGCGTTTCAGCAGAGGAACGCAGCCACCAGAATTGTGTTCGTCGGCACGGCACGCGGGTTGGAGTCGAAGGTGCTCGCGCACGAAGGATTCGAGCTGCTGCCCATCAGCGCGAAGCCGGTGATGGGGAAGGGCATGCTCGAGGCGGTGCGGGGTCTGCTCTCGTTGCCGGCCAGCCTGTGGCAGTGTCTGAAAATACTGAAAACGCGGCGCGCCGATCTTGTGATCGGGGTCGGGGGCTATACCAGTCCTATGATGGTCCTCGCTGCGGCGCTCACCGGCATTGCGCGGGTGATTCTCGAACCCAATGCCTATCCCGGCATGGCCAACAAGGCGGTCGGGTCCTTCGCCCAGTTGGTATTTCTTTCGTTCGAATCTGCGGCGGCGCCGTTCGATCGACGGAAAGTTCGCGTCGTGGGTACGCCGATTCGCAAGGAATTTGTGGAGCAGTCGTCGCAAAAAGATACCGTCGCTCCAGCGACCGGTCAGCGCCGGGTGCTGATTTTCGGAGGTAGTCAAGGGGCACGGGCAATCAACAGCGCCGTTGTCGAAGGGTTGCCAGATTTGATGAAACGCCACCCACAGCTGTCAGTCATTCACCAAACCGGTGACGCCGATTACGGTCGCGTCACCGACGCCTATCGTCGCGCGGGAATCTCTGCGCAGGTGACCCCGTTCCTGTACGACATGCCGTCGGTTTTGCGATCGGTTGATTTAGTGGTAGCGAGAGCCGGCGCCATGACCGTCGCAGAGCTGACCGCTTGTGGGAAGCCCGCCGTGCTAATCCCGCTGCCCCAGGCGATCTATGACCACCAGATGCACAACGCGAAAGTCATGGAGGCGGCCGGTGCCGCTGTCGTCCTACCTCAAGCGGAATTGACCGGCGTTCGGTTGGCTGGCGCTGTCACACAAATTCTCGATGATCCGGATCGACTGCGAACAATGAGCGATCGTAGTCGGGGCATGAGGCGAATTGACGCGGCCGATGCAATCGTCCGTGAATGCTACGCACTCGTAGGAGACCACCATGATGGCCACCAGTCTGTTGGAGCAACGAGCGTCTAA